A genomic region of Sander vitreus isolate 19-12246 chromosome 11, sanVit1, whole genome shotgun sequence contains the following coding sequences:
- the LOC144526015 gene encoding uncharacterized protein LOC144526015 translates to MYGQNQGNQYPPGYPNNPQQMPGGYPQYPPGTVPRPNYPPQPYGPHGGQQGHGPGPGYGQGQGQGHGPGPGYGQGQGQGHGPGPGYGQGQGQGYGPGPGYGNGQGQGYGPGPGYGNGQGQGYGPGPGYGNGQRHGPGHGHGHKHKHRHRHGHRHERCHKKGNHSRGSSSSSCSSDSD, encoded by the exons ATGTACGGACAGAACCAAG GAAACCAGTACCCTCCTGGTTATCCAAACAATCCTCAGCAGATGCCAGGGGGATACCCTCAATATCCTCCAGGCACTGTCCCACGACCAAACTACCCTCCTCAGCCCTACGGTCCACACGGAGGCCAACAGGGACACGGACCTGGACCTGGTTATGGTCAGGGCCAAGGACAGGGACATGGACCTGGACCTGGTTATGGTCAGGGCCAAGGACAGGGACACGGACCTGGACCTGGTTATGGTCAGGGCCAAGGACAGGGATATGGACCTGGACCTGGTTATGGAAACGGCCAAGGACAGGGATATGGACCTGGACCTGGTTATGGAAACGGCCAAGGACAGGGATATGGACCTGGACCTGGTTATGGAAACGGCCAAAGACATGGACCAGGCCATGGACACGGCCACAAGCACAAGCACAGGCACAGGCATGGTCACAGGCATGAGCGATGTCACAAGAAAGGAAATCACTCTCGGGGG TCCTCCAGCAGCTCCTGCAGCAGCGACTCGGACTAG